A window of Excalfactoria chinensis isolate bCotChi1 chromosome Z, bCotChi1.hap2, whole genome shotgun sequence contains these coding sequences:
- the C1QTNF3 gene encoding complement C1q tumor necrosis factor-related protein 3 isoform X2 translates to MAEKDFISWHLLALFFLPFCLCQDEYMEPPQTGPQNPDCSSCCRGDFGVRLYQGPPGPPGPPGMPGNHGNNGNNGATGQEGAKGEKGDKGDMGPRGERGHHGPKGEKGYPGIPPELQVAFMASMATHFSNQNSGIIFSSVETNVGNFFDVMTGRFGAPVNGVYFFTFNMMKHEDVEEVYVYLMHNGNTVFSLYSYESKGKADTSGNSAVLKLAKGDEVWLRMGNGALHGDHQRFSTFAGFLLFETK, encoded by the exons ATGGCAGAGAAGGATTTCATCAGTTGGCATCTgctggctttattttttcttccattttgccTGTGTCAAGATGAATACATGGAG CCCCCACAGACTGGACCGCAGAATCCAGACTGTAGCTCCTGCTGCCGTGGTGACTTTGGAGTTCGACTCTACCAAGGGCCCCCAGGACCTCCTGGACCCCCTGGGATGCCAG GAAATCATGGAAACAATGGCAATAATGGAGCAACTGGCCAGGAAGGAGCCAAAGGTGAGAAAGGAGACAAAGGAGATATGGGACCAAGGGGAGAGCGTGGCCATCATGGACCCAAAGGCGAAAAGGGTTACCCTGGGATTCCTCCAGAGCTGCAG GTTGCTTTCATGGCTTCCATGGCTACTCACTTCAGCAACCAGAACAGTGGGATCATCTTCAGTAGTGTTGAAACTAACGTTGGGAATTTCTTTGATGTAATGACTGGGAGATTTGGTGCTCCAGTGAATG GTGTGTATTTCTTCACCTTCAATATGATGAAACATGAAGATGTGGAGGAAGTGTACGTGTACCTGATGCATAATGGCAACACAGTATTCAGCTTATATAG CTATGAATCAAAAGGGAAGGCGGACACCTCGGGAAACAGCGCGGTGCTGAAACTTGCCAAGGGAGATGAAGTTTGGCTGCGAATGGGAAACGGAGCCCTCCATGGGGACCACCAGCGCTTCTCCACCTTTGCAgggtttcttctttttgaaaccaagtaa
- the C1QTNF3 gene encoding complement C1q tumor necrosis factor-related protein 3 isoform X1 — MAEKDFISWHLLALFFLPFCLCQDEYMEVSRRSYKPVAKVLQSHHQTGHKGSRSREILKQRSQLIEWTVANSSSTDQNVLRPEVDDVELTTSDRVQPPQTGPQNPDCSSCCRGDFGVRLYQGPPGPPGPPGMPGNHGNNGNNGATGQEGAKGEKGDKGDMGPRGERGHHGPKGEKGYPGIPPELQVAFMASMATHFSNQNSGIIFSSVETNVGNFFDVMTGRFGAPVNGVYFFTFNMMKHEDVEEVYVYLMHNGNTVFSLYSYESKGKADTSGNSAVLKLAKGDEVWLRMGNGALHGDHQRFSTFAGFLLFETK, encoded by the exons ATGGCAGAGAAGGATTTCATCAGTTGGCATCTgctggctttattttttcttccattttgccTGTGTCAAGATGAATACATGGAGGTGAGCAGAAGATCTTATAAACCAGTGGCCAAAGTCTTGCAAAGTCACCACCAGACTGGCCACAAAGGTTCCAGAAGCAGGGAAATTTTGAAACAGCGGAGTCAACTTATAGAGTGGACTGTTGCTAATAGCTCTTCTACAGACCAAAATGTTCTGAGACCAGAGGTAGATGATGTAGAACTGACTACCTCAGATAGAGTCCAG CCCCCACAGACTGGACCGCAGAATCCAGACTGTAGCTCCTGCTGCCGTGGTGACTTTGGAGTTCGACTCTACCAAGGGCCCCCAGGACCTCCTGGACCCCCTGGGATGCCAG GAAATCATGGAAACAATGGCAATAATGGAGCAACTGGCCAGGAAGGAGCCAAAGGTGAGAAAGGAGACAAAGGAGATATGGGACCAAGGGGAGAGCGTGGCCATCATGGACCCAAAGGCGAAAAGGGTTACCCTGGGATTCCTCCAGAGCTGCAG GTTGCTTTCATGGCTTCCATGGCTACTCACTTCAGCAACCAGAACAGTGGGATCATCTTCAGTAGTGTTGAAACTAACGTTGGGAATTTCTTTGATGTAATGACTGGGAGATTTGGTGCTCCAGTGAATG GTGTGTATTTCTTCACCTTCAATATGATGAAACATGAAGATGTGGAGGAAGTGTACGTGTACCTGATGCATAATGGCAACACAGTATTCAGCTTATATAG CTATGAATCAAAAGGGAAGGCGGACACCTCGGGAAACAGCGCGGTGCTGAAACTTGCCAAGGGAGATGAAGTTTGGCTGCGAATGGGAAACGGAGCCCTCCATGGGGACCACCAGCGCTTCTCCACCTTTGCAgggtttcttctttttgaaaccaagtaa